The Eriocheir sinensis breed Jianghai 21 chromosome 49, ASM2467909v1, whole genome shotgun sequence genome has a segment encoding these proteins:
- the LOC126981620 gene encoding putative nuclease HARBI1 → MDEYQQLWDDWELLDQLDEELDDQADAQGVIGRKRRRIVKDRMNPFTAMSDDEFVERFRCNKTSMYDLIEEIKDQLSAPTDSRGCPVPPHLQTLIAVRCMATGDHQMTLGDCHDVSQMTVSRCLKVVSRAIASLSQRYIKPPCGNDMRRTIEQFHDISGMPGVVGAIDCTHISILRPSVENPEMFRCRKGYFSLNVQAVCGPDLQFHNVVARWPGSVHDSRVFENSRLCAEIEVNLNPRYHLLGDAGYPLRRYLMTPVSFPDNAHERAYNYSHSQTRNTVERAFGTLKRRFGYLGKRVRTSLDTTKTVVVACVVLHNIAVKTRLVLPGQIIG, encoded by the exons ATGGACGAGTATCAGCAGCTGTGGGATGACTGGGAACTTTTGGATCAATTGGATGAGGAGCTGGATGATCAGGCAGATGCCCAGGGAGTTATCGGACGTAAACGTCGCAGGATTGTTAAAG ATCGGATGAACCCCTTCACAGCAATGAGTGACGACGAGTTTGTCGAGCGCTTCAGATGCAACAAAACTTCAATGTATGATCTCATTGAAGAAATTAAAGACCAGCTTTCAGCCCCAACTGACTCAAGAG GCTGTCCTGTTCCGCCACACCTGCAAACCCTGATTGCAGTACGTTGCATGGCAACGGGAGACCACCAGATGACATTAGGGGACTGCCATGATGTGTCTCAAATGACTGTCAGCAGATGTTTGAAGGTTGTGTCAAGAGCAATCGCTAGTTTGAGCCAGCGTTATATAAAACCTCCTTGCGGCAATGACATGCGGCGAACAATTGAGCAATTCCATGACATCAGTGGAATGCCTGGTGTGGTAGGGGCAATTGATTGCACACATATCTCTATACTGAGACCATCTGTGGAAAACCCTGAGATGTTTAGGTGTAGAAAAGGATATTTTTCATTAAATGTCCAAGCTGTGTGTGGGCCAGACCTGCAGTTTCATAATGTTGTTGCCCGTTGGCCTGGGAGCGTCCATGACAGTCGAGTTTTTGAAAACAGCAGGCTCTGTGCTGAAATAGAAGTTAATTTAAATCCCAGGTATCATCTACTTGGAGATGCAGGATATCCCTTGAGAAGGTATCTAATGACACCTGTGTCATTTCCAGATAATGCTCATGAGAGAGCTTATAACTACAGTCATTCCCAAACCAGAAACACTGTTGAACGGGCATTTGGGACATTAAAAAGGAGGTTTGGCTACTTAGGGAAGAGAGTCAGGACAAGTTTAGACACCACCAAAACTGTTGTAGTTGCTTGTGTGGTACTACACAATATTGCGGTGAAAACTAGGCTGGTTTTACCTGGTCAAATAATCGGATGA